A region from the Vicia villosa cultivar HV-30 ecotype Madison, WI linkage group LG3, Vvil1.0, whole genome shotgun sequence genome encodes:
- the LOC131660236 gene encoding uncharacterized protein LOC131660236 isoform X1 codes for MEETTWILSPSQRHASAALFALALNQSQIHQGRSPSTPRAGGDASPTTAQTSPRINDNIGLLFPIFRFLGVDEQAWHDLKDNTGSSSQFKHNLKDYFKLLAEEGDASSKGRLEKEAELTNAVDATESGMKSNADSLCGGHEQKSRSPRDTELKLFAIGSEPDGETKEGSTLLPIETQSSTALENGKPLEEASIISYQRKVSVLYTLLSACVADTAEVDKKHRKSKQGYDARHRVSLRLLAVWLGVEWNEMEVMESMVAFSFMESVSKSGEEDQESVVSETNWDKWKRGGIVGAAAVTGGTIMAITGGLAAPAIAHGLGALAPTLGGIIPAVGGGFAAAATVTGSAAGSVAVAASFGAAGAGLTGCKMATRIGSLEEFELIEVGGTQQGHLAVRISISGLAFEENDFIKPWESYSDNMERYVLKYETKNLIALSTAIQDWLTSKIMTELMRGGAMLTVLSTLVAALAWPATLVTAFDLIDSKWAIALDRSEKAGKVLSDVLLKGLQGNRPVTLIGFSLGALVIFKCLQFLADSKEDKAGLVERVVLLGAPISIEDEKWEVARKMVAGRFVNAYSTNDWTLGITFRASLLTKGLAGIQPVDLPGIENVDVTHIIEGHNSYLGMTPKILEQLELDNYFAVYKGEHENPQKEKSTMN; via the exons ATGGAAGAAACCACATGGATATTGTCACCTTCTCAAAGACACGCATCGGCTGCTTTGTTTGCTCTCGCATTGAATCAGTCGCAGATTCATCAAGGTCGATCTCCGTCTACTCCTCGCGCCGGTGGCGATGCTTCTCCGACCACCGCCCAAACCTCTCCCAGGATTAACGATAATATCGGTTTGCTTTTCCCTATTTTTAG GTTCCTTGGAGTGGATGAACAAGCCTGGCATGACCTGAAGGACAATACTGGTTCTTCTTCCCAATTCAAGCATAATTTGAAAGAT TACTTTAAATTACTGGCCGAGGAAGGTGATGCATCTTCTAAAGGAAGATTAGAGAAAGAAGCTGAATTGACCAATGCCGTTGATGCAACAGAGTCGGGCATGAAAAGTAATGCTGATTCTTTGTGCGGAGGCCATGAGCAGAAAAGTAGAAGCCCACGTGACACCGAGTTAAAACTATTTGCTATAGGTTCTGAGCCTGATGGTGAAACCAAGGAGGGCTCAACTTTGCTTCCTATAGAAACACAATCTTCCACTGCACTTGAAAATGGAAAACCTTTGGAGGAGGCATCCATTATCAGTTACCAGAGAAAAGTATCAGTTCTTTACACTCTTCTTTCTGCTTGTGTAGCAGATACTGCTGAGGTCGACAAAAAGCACCGCAAGTCAAAGCAGGGTTATGATGCTCGCCACCGTGTCTCTTTGCGGCTGCTTGCCGTTTGGCTTGGTGTGGAATGGAATGAAATG GAAGTAATGGAGTCTATGGTTGCTTTTTCGTTTATGGAGTCTGTGAGTAAATCAGGTGAGGAGGATCAAGAATCTGTAGTTTCAGAAACAAATTGGGATAAATGGAAGCGTGGAGGTATTGTAGGAGCAGCTGCTGTAACTGGAGGAACCATAATGGCTATTACCGGGG GCTTGGCTGCCCCAGCAATTGCCCATGGATTAGGTGCTTTAGCCCCTACATTGGGCGGTATTATTCCTGCTGTTGGAGGAGGATTTGCTGCAGCAGCAACTGTTACAGGGTCAGCTGCTGGATCTGTAGCTGTTGCTGCATCGTTTGGAG CTGCTGGAGCTGGCCTTACTGGTTGTAAGATGGCTACAAGAATTGGAAGTCTTGAGGAATTTGAATTAATAGAAGTTGGAGGCACTCAGCAAGGT CATCTAGCAGTCAGAATCTCTATTTCTGGACTTGCATTCGAAGAGAACGATTTTATAAAACCTTGGGAAAGTTACAGCGATAACATGGAGAG GTATGTGCTCAAATACGAAACTAAAAATTTGATTGCTCTAAGCACTGCCATCCAGGACTGGCTTACTTCAA AAATTATGACCGAGTTGATGAGAGGAGGTGCCATGCTGACAGTATTAAGCACACTTGTGGCAGCGTTAGCATGGCCAGCAACTTTAGTCACTGCATTTGATCTTATAGACAGCAAATGGGCAATTGCATTGGACAG ATCAGAAAAGGCTGGTAAGGTACTTTCTGATGTGTTACTGAAAGGCTTGCAAGGGAACAG GCCTGTGACACTGATAGGTTTTTCATTGGGAGCACTTGTCATTTTCAAGTGTCTTCAATTTTTGGCCGACTCCAAAGAAGACAAAG CTGGACTAGTGGAAAGGGTTGTTCTCCTTGGAGCACCCATCTCAATTGAAGATGAAAAATGGGAGGTAGCTAGAAAG ATGGTGGCTGGAAGGTTTGTAAATGCTTACTCCACAAATGACTGGACACTTGGTATAACTTTTCGTGCCAG TTTACTTACTAAAGGTTTAGCTGGAATCCAACCTGTTGACCTTCCCGGGATTGAGAAT GTTGATGTGACCCACATTATAGAAGGCCACAATTCCTATCTGGGGATGACACCAAAAATTCTGGAGCAGCTTGAATTGGACAATTATTTTGCTGTTTACAAAGGTGAACATGAAAACCCCCAGAAAGAGAAGAGTACCATGAACTAG
- the LOC131660236 gene encoding uncharacterized protein LOC131660236 isoform X3, with amino-acid sequence MEETTWILSPSQRHASAALFALALNQSQIHQGRSPSTPRAGGDASPTTAQTSPRINDNIGLLFPIFRFLGVDEQAWHDLKDNTGSSSQFKHNLKDYFKLLAEEGDASSKGRLEKEAELTNAVDATESGMKSNADSLCGGHEQKSRSPRDTELKLFAIGSEPDGETKEGSTLLPIETQSSTALENGKPLEEASIISYQRKVSVLYTLLSACVADTAEVDKKHRKSKQGYDARHRVSLRLLAVWLGVEWNEMEVMESMVAFSFMESVSKSGEEDQESVVSETNWDKWKRGGIVGAAAVTGGTIMAITGGLAAPAIAHGLGALAPTLGGIIPAVGGGFAAAATVTGSAAGSVAVAASFGAAGAGLTGCKMATRIGSLEEFELIEVGGTQQGHLAVRISISGLAFEENDFIKPWESYSDNMERYVLKYETKNLIALSTAIQDWLTSKIMTELMRGGAMLTVLSTLVAALAWPATLVTAFDLIDSKWAIALDRSEKAGKVLSDVLLKGLQGNRPVTLIGFSLGALVIFKCLQFLADSKEDKAGLVERVVLLGAPISIEDEKWEVARKFTY; translated from the exons ATGGAAGAAACCACATGGATATTGTCACCTTCTCAAAGACACGCATCGGCTGCTTTGTTTGCTCTCGCATTGAATCAGTCGCAGATTCATCAAGGTCGATCTCCGTCTACTCCTCGCGCCGGTGGCGATGCTTCTCCGACCACCGCCCAAACCTCTCCCAGGATTAACGATAATATCGGTTTGCTTTTCCCTATTTTTAG GTTCCTTGGAGTGGATGAACAAGCCTGGCATGACCTGAAGGACAATACTGGTTCTTCTTCCCAATTCAAGCATAATTTGAAAGAT TACTTTAAATTACTGGCCGAGGAAGGTGATGCATCTTCTAAAGGAAGATTAGAGAAAGAAGCTGAATTGACCAATGCCGTTGATGCAACAGAGTCGGGCATGAAAAGTAATGCTGATTCTTTGTGCGGAGGCCATGAGCAGAAAAGTAGAAGCCCACGTGACACCGAGTTAAAACTATTTGCTATAGGTTCTGAGCCTGATGGTGAAACCAAGGAGGGCTCAACTTTGCTTCCTATAGAAACACAATCTTCCACTGCACTTGAAAATGGAAAACCTTTGGAGGAGGCATCCATTATCAGTTACCAGAGAAAAGTATCAGTTCTTTACACTCTTCTTTCTGCTTGTGTAGCAGATACTGCTGAGGTCGACAAAAAGCACCGCAAGTCAAAGCAGGGTTATGATGCTCGCCACCGTGTCTCTTTGCGGCTGCTTGCCGTTTGGCTTGGTGTGGAATGGAATGAAATG GAAGTAATGGAGTCTATGGTTGCTTTTTCGTTTATGGAGTCTGTGAGTAAATCAGGTGAGGAGGATCAAGAATCTGTAGTTTCAGAAACAAATTGGGATAAATGGAAGCGTGGAGGTATTGTAGGAGCAGCTGCTGTAACTGGAGGAACCATAATGGCTATTACCGGGG GCTTGGCTGCCCCAGCAATTGCCCATGGATTAGGTGCTTTAGCCCCTACATTGGGCGGTATTATTCCTGCTGTTGGAGGAGGATTTGCTGCAGCAGCAACTGTTACAGGGTCAGCTGCTGGATCTGTAGCTGTTGCTGCATCGTTTGGAG CTGCTGGAGCTGGCCTTACTGGTTGTAAGATGGCTACAAGAATTGGAAGTCTTGAGGAATTTGAATTAATAGAAGTTGGAGGCACTCAGCAAGGT CATCTAGCAGTCAGAATCTCTATTTCTGGACTTGCATTCGAAGAGAACGATTTTATAAAACCTTGGGAAAGTTACAGCGATAACATGGAGAG GTATGTGCTCAAATACGAAACTAAAAATTTGATTGCTCTAAGCACTGCCATCCAGGACTGGCTTACTTCAA AAATTATGACCGAGTTGATGAGAGGAGGTGCCATGCTGACAGTATTAAGCACACTTGTGGCAGCGTTAGCATGGCCAGCAACTTTAGTCACTGCATTTGATCTTATAGACAGCAAATGGGCAATTGCATTGGACAG ATCAGAAAAGGCTGGTAAGGTACTTTCTGATGTGTTACTGAAAGGCTTGCAAGGGAACAG GCCTGTGACACTGATAGGTTTTTCATTGGGAGCACTTGTCATTTTCAAGTGTCTTCAATTTTTGGCCGACTCCAAAGAAGACAAAG CTGGACTAGTGGAAAGGGTTGTTCTCCTTGGAGCACCCATCTCAATTGAAGATGAAAAATGGGAGGTAGCTAGAAAG TTTACTTACTAA
- the LOC131657517 gene encoding uncharacterized protein LOC131657517: MAIVGLKGDQEQTNAIASNKGNVTIVTLSNSSQGIYEEGKEKQDNTNNKGGGGGGGGGGEGEWGGGGGGGGGGGWGWGWGGGGGGWWKWGCEGKRSSISDNNKVEDYIAGEFAECMTKTRCKGMRLECPLHCGGPCYYDCHHMCKAHCRRP, encoded by the exons ATGGCGATCGTTGGACTCAAAGGTGACCAAGAACAAACAAATGCCATTGCTTCTAATAAAGGTAATGTCACAATTGTAACGCTCTCTAACTCTAGTCAAGGTATAtacgaagaagggaaagaaaaacaAGATAACACCAATAATAAG ggaggaggaggaggaggagggggaGGTGGGGAAGGGGAATGGGGTGGCGGAGGGGGAGGAGGTGGCGGAGGTGGATGGGGATGGGGTTGGGGAGGAGGGGGTGGTGGATGGTGGAAATGGGGGTGTGAAGGTAAAAGGAGCAGCATATCCGATAATAATAAGGTGGAAGATTATATTGCGGGAGAGTTTGCAGAATGCATGACTAAAACACGATGCAAAGGAATGAGATTAGAATGTCCTCTTCATTGTGGTGGACCATGTTACTATGATTGTCACCATATGTGTAAAGCTCATTGTCGCCGACCCTGA
- the LOC131660236 gene encoding uncharacterized protein LOC131660236 isoform X2, with product MEETTWILSPSQRHASAALFALALNQSQIHQGRSPSTPRAGGDASPTTAQTSPRINDNIGLLFPIFRFLGVDEQAWHDLKDNTGSSSQFKHNLKDYFKLLAEEGDASSKGRLEKEAELTNAVDATESGMKSNADSLCGGHEQKSRSPRDTELKLFAIGSEPDGETKEGSTLLPIETQSSTALENGKPLEEASIISYQRKVSVLYTLLSACVADTAEVDKKHRKSKQGYDARHRVSLRLLAVWLGVEWNEMEVMESMVAFSFMESVSKSGEEDQESVVSETNWDKWKRGGIVGAAAVTGGTIMAITGGLAAPAIAHGLGALAPTLGGIIPAVGGGFAAAATVTGSAAGSVAVAASFGAAGAGLTGCKMATRIGSLEEFELIEVGGTQQGHLAVRISISGLAFEENDFIKPWESYSDNMERYVLKYETKNLIALSTAIQDWLTSKIMTELMRGGAMLTVLSTLVAALAWPATLVTAFDLIDSKWAIALDRSEKAGKVLSDVLLKGLQGNRPVTLIGFSLGALVIFKCLQFLADSKEDKAGLVERVVLLGAPISIEDEKWEVARKMVAGRFVNAYSTNDWTLGITFRASLLTKGLAGIQPVDLPGIENVDVTHIIEGHNSYLGMTPKILEQLELDNYFAVYKGY from the exons ATGGAAGAAACCACATGGATATTGTCACCTTCTCAAAGACACGCATCGGCTGCTTTGTTTGCTCTCGCATTGAATCAGTCGCAGATTCATCAAGGTCGATCTCCGTCTACTCCTCGCGCCGGTGGCGATGCTTCTCCGACCACCGCCCAAACCTCTCCCAGGATTAACGATAATATCGGTTTGCTTTTCCCTATTTTTAG GTTCCTTGGAGTGGATGAACAAGCCTGGCATGACCTGAAGGACAATACTGGTTCTTCTTCCCAATTCAAGCATAATTTGAAAGAT TACTTTAAATTACTGGCCGAGGAAGGTGATGCATCTTCTAAAGGAAGATTAGAGAAAGAAGCTGAATTGACCAATGCCGTTGATGCAACAGAGTCGGGCATGAAAAGTAATGCTGATTCTTTGTGCGGAGGCCATGAGCAGAAAAGTAGAAGCCCACGTGACACCGAGTTAAAACTATTTGCTATAGGTTCTGAGCCTGATGGTGAAACCAAGGAGGGCTCAACTTTGCTTCCTATAGAAACACAATCTTCCACTGCACTTGAAAATGGAAAACCTTTGGAGGAGGCATCCATTATCAGTTACCAGAGAAAAGTATCAGTTCTTTACACTCTTCTTTCTGCTTGTGTAGCAGATACTGCTGAGGTCGACAAAAAGCACCGCAAGTCAAAGCAGGGTTATGATGCTCGCCACCGTGTCTCTTTGCGGCTGCTTGCCGTTTGGCTTGGTGTGGAATGGAATGAAATG GAAGTAATGGAGTCTATGGTTGCTTTTTCGTTTATGGAGTCTGTGAGTAAATCAGGTGAGGAGGATCAAGAATCTGTAGTTTCAGAAACAAATTGGGATAAATGGAAGCGTGGAGGTATTGTAGGAGCAGCTGCTGTAACTGGAGGAACCATAATGGCTATTACCGGGG GCTTGGCTGCCCCAGCAATTGCCCATGGATTAGGTGCTTTAGCCCCTACATTGGGCGGTATTATTCCTGCTGTTGGAGGAGGATTTGCTGCAGCAGCAACTGTTACAGGGTCAGCTGCTGGATCTGTAGCTGTTGCTGCATCGTTTGGAG CTGCTGGAGCTGGCCTTACTGGTTGTAAGATGGCTACAAGAATTGGAAGTCTTGAGGAATTTGAATTAATAGAAGTTGGAGGCACTCAGCAAGGT CATCTAGCAGTCAGAATCTCTATTTCTGGACTTGCATTCGAAGAGAACGATTTTATAAAACCTTGGGAAAGTTACAGCGATAACATGGAGAG GTATGTGCTCAAATACGAAACTAAAAATTTGATTGCTCTAAGCACTGCCATCCAGGACTGGCTTACTTCAA AAATTATGACCGAGTTGATGAGAGGAGGTGCCATGCTGACAGTATTAAGCACACTTGTGGCAGCGTTAGCATGGCCAGCAACTTTAGTCACTGCATTTGATCTTATAGACAGCAAATGGGCAATTGCATTGGACAG ATCAGAAAAGGCTGGTAAGGTACTTTCTGATGTGTTACTGAAAGGCTTGCAAGGGAACAG GCCTGTGACACTGATAGGTTTTTCATTGGGAGCACTTGTCATTTTCAAGTGTCTTCAATTTTTGGCCGACTCCAAAGAAGACAAAG CTGGACTAGTGGAAAGGGTTGTTCTCCTTGGAGCACCCATCTCAATTGAAGATGAAAAATGGGAGGTAGCTAGAAAG ATGGTGGCTGGAAGGTTTGTAAATGCTTACTCCACAAATGACTGGACACTTGGTATAACTTTTCGTGCCAG TTTACTTACTAAAGGTTTAGCTGGAATCCAACCTGTTGACCTTCCCGGGATTGAGAAT GTTGATGTGACCCACATTATAGAAGGCCACAATTCCTATCTGGGGATGACACCAAAAATTCTGGAGCAGCTTGAATTGGACAATTATTTTGCTGTTTACAAAG GTTATTAG